CAGGGCAAGTGAATCCCGTTCTGGAAGACATCTATCGCACGGGCAAGTGCGTTGACCTCATGGGCAAGGAGCGCAAGGTGACCGGCGCGGTGCCGCGCGAGGACGCGCTCATCCTGCAGGAGATGGTCAAGTTCGTGAAGGCGAAGACGACGCTTGAGACCGGTGTGGCGTTCGGCCTTTCCACTCTCGCCATCTGCGAAGCGCTGACGGAAGGAAAGACGGCCGCAGATTGCGCAGAATCGGGGACAGTCCGCGGCGAAAACTGGGGACAGTCACATGGAGCGTGTGGCTTCGCCACCGTAGGAACGAACGACGCGCTGGACAGTCCCCGTTTTCGCCCCAAGCACTACGGCGTGGACCCGGAGCAGAATACGGTTCATGGCGGTGCTGCCCTTGCCAGTCTGAAGCGGGCCGGGCTGGACTCAGTCTTCGAGTTGCTGGAGGGGCCTTCGCACTTGATGTTGCCGAAGCTGCTTGAGAAGGGTGTTGTGCTCGACCTCGGCTTCATCGACGGCTGGCACACGTTCGACTACACCCTGCTCGACTTCTTCTACATTGACAAGATGCTTCGGCCCGGCGGCGTCGTGCTGCTCCACGACCAGTCGTGGCCGTCTAAGCAGAAGGTAATCAAGTTCATCACGACACATCGGCGGTACAAGGAACTACCGGTACGCTCAAGCACGAAGACCGGCTTCTTCAAATGGCTGCGCCGGGTCGTCACTGCCAAGTGGCACTGGCTGCGCGGAGCGCCGTTCGGAGTTGTCGTGTCTGCCCTGGCCAACCGGCCGGAGATCGCTGCTTTCGTGAAGCTCGAATCGTTCGAGCCCGACCACCGCTTCTTCCGCAACTTCTGACCTGACCCGACTCAACCACAAAGGCACAAAGACACGAAGCTGATGTCCGGAACTCAGGGCCTTTGCTTGGTGCCTTGGTGTCTTCGTGGTTAATTCCTTTCCCGGTTCTTGCATGCGCCTGAGCCGATTGGTATATTAGCTTGATGAGAGTCCTCGTTACCGGCGGGGCCGGCTACATCGGCAGCGTGACGACCAAGGTGCTGCTTGAAGCCGGTCATCATGTCACGGTGTTCGACAATCTCTCGCGCGGCCACCGCGCCGCTGTCACGGCCCCTGCGCGGCTGGTTGTCGGCGACGTCGGCGACCGCGTGGCGCTGGACCGCGTCTTTGCGGAGGCGCAGCCCGAATGTGTGATGCACTTTGCCGCGCTCTCGCAGGTCGGCGAGTCAGTCCGGAAGCCGGACCTTTACTTTGAGAACAACGTCGCCTTCGGCACGAACCTGCTGAGCGCCGCCGGCCGCGCGGGTGTGAAGCGGTTCGTCTTCTCCTCGAGCGCGGCGGTCTACGGCGCGCCCGAACGGACGCCGATCACCGAAGGAGACGCGCTTCGGCCCGTCAACCCGTATGGCAGCACGAAGATGGTCTTCGAATCCCTGCTTGAGGAGTACGGCAAGGCGTACGGAATGCACCACGCCGCGCTCCGCTACTTCAACGTGGCCGGTGCATACTCGGGCCTCGGGGAGGACCACCGACCGGAGACGCACCTTGTTCCCGACATTCTGCACAGCGCGCTCCACGCGGGCAAGACGTTCGAGCTGTTCGGCGACGACTATCCAACCCGGGACGGCACCAACATCCGCGATTACATCCACGTCCACGACCTCGCGCGCGCCCACCTACTGGCGATGGCAGCCATCGAGGACCGGAGCGTCGTCTACAACCTCGGTAGCGAGAACGGCTATTCGAACCTCGAGGTCTTCGCAGCCGCCGAGAGAGCCATTGGCCGCAAGCTACCATTAAAGGTCGGGCCGCGCCGCCCCGGCGACCCGCCTGTCCTCATCGCGTCGTCGGACAAGATACGCCGCGAGTTGGGCTGGAGGCCGGAGAAGAACCTCGAACAGATGATTGCCGATGCGTGGGAATGGCACCGGCAACACCCACAAGGATACGAGGAGTAGGTGAATGACCAAGTACCAATTCCCAATTACGAATTGGAGGCAGGCATGAAGAGAATCGGAATTGCCGGCGCGACCGGGCTCGTGGGCGAGACGCTGCTGCGCATACTTGAATCCGGTCCGCACGAGATTGAAGACCTGCGGCTTTTCGCCTCGGCCAGGAGCGCGGGCACCAGGCTGAAGTTCCGTGACCGGGAGTACGAGGTAAGAGAGGTCGACCCGGACGGGTTCAAGGGCCTTGACGTCGCCTTCTTCTGCCTTGAGGCCGACCTGGCCAGGAAGCTCGTGCCGCAGGTCGCGAAGCACTGCCCGGTCATCGACAAGTCGAGCGAGTTCCGGCTGAAGGCCACCGTGCCGCTGGTCGTGCCCGAGGTCAACCCCGACTCGCTAAGGGGGCATGAAAACATCATCGGCAATCCGAACTGCACGACCATCCCGCTGGTGGTTGCGGTCAACCCGCTGCACAAGGAGTTCGGACTTGAGGGAATCTGGCTCGCATCGTATCAGTCGGTTTCCGGTGCCGGCAAGGCCGCGGCCGAACAGCTTCAGTATGAGACCGAGTTCGTCGCCCTCAAGCAGAAACCCGACGCCAAGGACAGCCCGCTCGGCCCGCAGATCGCGGATAACATCGTCCCGCAGATTGCCGACTTCGACTCGCACGGCAATACCGGCGAGGAGACAAAGACAATCAAGGAAACGGCCAAGATCCTCGGCCTGCCCGGCCTGAAGGTGAACTCGACCTGCGTGCGCGTTCCGGTCTCCGTCGGACATTCGCTGGCGGTGACGTGCCGGTTCAGCCAGGAAGTGAAGCACAAGGAAGCCACGCGCGTTCTCAAGTCTGCGCCAGGCGTCGTTCTGCGCTCGGGTCACGACTACACAACGCCGGCCGAATGTCGCGGCAACGACTCCGTCTTCGTGAGCCGAGTTCGCCAGGGCGCTGAGCCGGAGGAAATCAACATGTGGGTGGTCACCGACAACCTGCGCAAGGGCGCGGCCACCAACGCTGTGCAGATAGCGGAGCTACTGGAGAAGTGAGCAGAGAGGAGTGAGGAGGGAGGAGTCGAGATGAGGACATTGGCGTTGCTGTCGGTGCTGGCACTAGCAGGGCTTGCCCAGTCCGGCGCCTGGTTCGACCAACCGTGGCTCGTGGGCAAGCCGGGGGCCCTCGTGGAACGAAGAACGACAAACGACGAACGAGAAACGAGGATTGGCCCGGCTGCGGAGTCACTCCATTCGTACAACGTACGCCACTACCGGTTGGACATCAACCTGCCGATGACCAACCAGTCATACGTCGCGCACGAGGCGCTTTCCATCCGCAGCGACGTGCCGACGGTACTTGTCTGCACGCTTAACTTCGTGAACCTCGTCTGCGACTCGGCGAAGCGTCTCGGCGTACCGCTCAATTTCACGACGCCTGCGGGCCTGCTCGCGGTCGAACTGGACAATCCGCTTCCCCTCGGCGACTCCACTGTCCTCGACATCTTCTACCACCGCGATTCCGCCACCGCCGACACCGGCTACTACTTCGCCAAGCCGCCAACCGTCACCCACGCGTACT
The bacterium DNA segment above includes these coding regions:
- a CDS encoding class I SAM-dependent methyltransferase codes for the protein MNPVLEDIYRTGKCVDLMGKERKVTGAVPREDALILQEMVKFVKAKTTLETGVAFGLSTLAICEALTEGKTAADCAESGTVRGENWGQSHGACGFATVGTNDALDSPRFRPKHYGVDPEQNTVHGGAALASLKRAGLDSVFELLEGPSHLMLPKLLEKGVVLDLGFIDGWHTFDYTLLDFFYIDKMLRPGGVVLLHDQSWPSKQKVIKFITTHRRYKELPVRSSTKTGFFKWLRRVVTAKWHWLRGAPFGVVVSALANRPEIAAFVKLESFEPDHRFFRNF
- the galE gene encoding UDP-glucose 4-epimerase GalE — its product is MRVLVTGGAGYIGSVTTKVLLEAGHHVTVFDNLSRGHRAAVTAPARLVVGDVGDRVALDRVFAEAQPECVMHFAALSQVGESVRKPDLYFENNVAFGTNLLSAAGRAGVKRFVFSSSAAVYGAPERTPITEGDALRPVNPYGSTKMVFESLLEEYGKAYGMHHAALRYFNVAGAYSGLGEDHRPETHLVPDILHSALHAGKTFELFGDDYPTRDGTNIRDYIHVHDLARAHLLAMAAIEDRSVVYNLGSENGYSNLEVFAAAERAIGRKLPLKVGPRRPGDPPVLIASSDKIRRELGWRPEKNLEQMIADAWEWHRQHPQGYEE
- a CDS encoding aspartate-semialdehyde dehydrogenase, whose product is MKRIGIAGATGLVGETLLRILESGPHEIEDLRLFASARSAGTRLKFRDREYEVREVDPDGFKGLDVAFFCLEADLARKLVPQVAKHCPVIDKSSEFRLKATVPLVVPEVNPDSLRGHENIIGNPNCTTIPLVVAVNPLHKEFGLEGIWLASYQSVSGAGKAAAEQLQYETEFVALKQKPDAKDSPLGPQIADNIVPQIADFDSHGNTGEETKTIKETAKILGLPGLKVNSTCVRVPVSVGHSLAVTCRFSQEVKHKEATRVLKSAPGVVLRSGHDYTTPAECRGNDSVFVSRVRQGAEPEEINMWVVTDNLRKGAATNAVQIAELLEK